From the genome of Lytechinus pictus isolate F3 Inbred chromosome 4, Lp3.0, whole genome shotgun sequence:
GGTCTAGTggaccaaattttcatttttgccaTGAACCCTTTTCATTTGGACatataattaaatgaaatattttaagtttgATATGAAAGTGCATTAACATTTGTAGAACTAACATTTTGGTCATACACCCTATATCATTAGCTGATGTAAGACCAAAGGTAGGGCCATAATGGTTGGATTATCCACAACCGCCCCCACATCCCCTCCTCTCTGCGATTTTCAAAtagtaaattaaaaagaaaagaagaaagggagaaacgagatttttaataagaaaagcCAGTATCATGTTATACTTCCCCTAtcattcaattgaaaaaaaaaatgacgtcaCGTTTAggtcatcaccccccccccccccacaccaccaaaaagaaaaaatggggCCAGCCCTGTAAACGACCCAAAGGGAAAGTGATCAATAATTTACTTTGGTGCGTGCAGCATATACCACACAGAAATGATACCGTATGATACGGGGAAAAACCACTAAATTATAGTGCACATTATGTAATTACGTGTAATGGCAATCTTCTGTTTATGAATGGGTTTgcaaatacatatattcataatttttttatgcaggaatatatttctttatcatGTGAACTGGGTGAAATAGACGCAAACGAAAGAGGTAGGGTGAATAAcaattaattctttttattaagaaaaaaaagaaaaatgcacaTCGACATGGTCAGTATGAACgttgaaataattatgtttgttatCAAATTTCCTTTTCGATTCCATTGATTAAAGAATATAGCGATActacatcaaaataatttttatgatcGTGTTTACTCGCTAAAATTGCTTCACACATAGTTAAACAATGTCAATGTAATTATAATAGCAATTTTGGTATCCTACAAAACATACCCTACACATATTATTCACGTATACAAGGCATATGAACGCAATATCCTGTTAAATGACCTTCGGACAAATTAGTGCCTGAATCGAATATCAAGACCATTATATTAAAAATCACCGTATAcagatttctttaaaagaacTTCATAAACAAAAGCAGCAAGGTCGTCAGACCAGGGAAGTTCCACCTGCCTGGTCAGACTGACATCAGTGTACGTATTCAGGTCAAAAATAATTCATGGCCATACGGAAATGGTGTATATCATTCGAGAAATAAAGCTCAACcgaaaatattaaaacaaacattCCTTATAAAAGAATCAAGAAACGTCCATGGTAAATTCCAATTTTGAAgatattgataattttcatGAGACGTCCTTATTTAGGTTGTTTGTTTTGtctggggccgtttcataaagctgtttgtatgttaccaccccggggggggggggcactcagtatataatgcatagtgggtatgtgccgcggaggggacccccatttttacactcaaatttccgttccaattAAGGCATagtatttttgtcttattgagaaaaagaacaaagaaagccgctccaaggcatagcatttccttcttatcgataaaaaagaagaaagaaatccgctccaaagcttcgcatatttttcgttacgccgttccggtcgcattgatctgctacaattttggtgaaaagcggccgtagagcgcttttcgaccatcgcctaagcgcgagcgcacccggcggaggccgcgctagctgcgtcatgcacgattgcccgttccattgggatgcatacgcactcacagagatacggagatccgttccgaggacccccgttttcacaaacatttgtagttccgaagcccgttccgaggaccctcctttttacaataagcccgctccaaggcccccgttttttgcctcgcccgcggcacacccctaccacttttttggtcgagtgccccccccccccggggttacCACGAATGCATGAACGACCTTTCTTGCACTAAATCAGATCCGCAAGATTCCCATTTTATCACAATGGGAGCGAGCCTTCTGATAATTCTCATCAAAATATATGCTTgcaatgaaaaatgtaaaaaaaaaaataggatttGGAATGATTGAGACATTGAGAATAATAaaaagcacaagaaagggttCGTCACAAGTCATTCgtaaaatcattcttaacttttggacagctttatgaaacaccgaccTAGAGGTAAACATATATGGAAGACCTTATTTCTGCTATCTTTATTAATCTTATTGATTCTGGTTTCTTGAATATCGTCGAGCCTTGGCTGTTTCAGAgcaattttattgtattaaaaaGTACAGTAAATTCTGAAATGTTcagttttgaaataaaagggTATCTCGGATAGCATTTACATTGATCGCTACTTTCGTCAATCCCATCCTTCACAATAGCTTTATTTAAAGTTTGTGATATTATTGCTTTATCATTTTCTGAGCATAATATTACCAATATGATCaatattatcgttatcattaccatcgtccttttttctttattattttttagttttcgttgttgtcatcataattattattcattacaaCATGTATGTCTTAAATTATTTTGTGTTAATCtcttgttattttcaaaattattgattgatGAATTCGTCTGTCATTTTATTTCCTCAATAAACGCAGTACATTTACAAATTGCAAATTCACCAGAAGGGATAATATATTATAACTTAATCTTTTGACGACAAAATCCGGTTCTCCTTTAATAGAAggaaaaactccggtgttgatttaacaccagtccggaatctatatatgtccacaccccCAGAGATGTATTTAatcaacaccagtttggaatcaaaccgatgctgttttaatactaattggtgtggTATAAACACCTATtatgttagaccaaaacaaaactggtgttgtttaacacttctctggtgtggacatatatagattccgggctggtgttaaatcaacaccagagtttttgcagtgtagtcgCTCATCAAGGTAATGAAGAGTGGCATGATAAAGGTGATAATTGGTGCATTAGTGCAAATGAGGATGAAACCGAATGACATCTGATATATACGACCAAGCATCCATCGGCATTAGCGAGTTAACTAATTATTACTCTTTATTAGGAGCAGGTACTCCGTAATTAACACTGAATGGCAATTACTGGAactcattttacatccaatcATAGCTACCTCGCTTGCATTTTGTTCTTGGGAatgtttatgaaacataatttcaCGCAGAGTGATTGAGGAACAGAATGATTGTGAGTGGAAATTCGAACAAAATTCGAATCTAACATATAATTTAAcatattcaaaattataatcAATCCAATACCAATGTGTACTTCTGATCTTGTGAAGTACCCTAATGATTCTAATGAAAATAACCTCCATAAATTTCAACCTTTTCCCCAATTTTTGCGAATGCCATAGTTATGTCTTTATTCAATTATGTTTGCGAGGACTCATGGGGAAAATCATCACCAGACATTACTAAGTAATATATGAGGACAAGAGATGGGTGCTTGCAAAGTACAGATTGCAAAGTGCAGTTAGTGTTCAAATTCAGAGGAATTCCCTCTAATTTCAAATTTGCTTAAAATTTTCCACTGATGTTCGTCTACTTTGTATTATTACTTCCTTGCATTTATGTGCCACAGTTAGAACAGCGACTGCTTTGATAATGTTGCCTCGTCTTCCGGATATTCTACAAGCTCATTCAGAAGCAAGGTCAGTAATTGTGATAATTATGAGCAATCCTTGATCTTAAACCAAGGTCTTCCAATCGTCAAGGTtgcatgagcctaattacaacaggaaggcataagatattcattcgacccaacccatttaattttttttttaatttgatgtagCTGAATGACAAAAGTGCATGATTatgattgaaaatctaacactgattcttgggatggtaactactgaacttcctttgcccaaattgggaagataaataagtctaaagtgacttggaactatggtttttgactggcggaagaattagggctattttactgtttcagtttcacatttattttttatgattttttcaaaagtgccattttaacacagaagtctatggggaatgttttacgcgcgtgacaccttaaCACGGTTTGATTTAGCACGACTAAGTGAATTATAAAGTGTTCCAAGAAACTTACTTGAGATCAATTGCAAACGCTTACACTTAAGAAAATCAATTCATACTTTTTTCGCAAGGAAAGGAAAGGCAATCTATTCAGCATGGTTGAACAAACATTCTGTGGTTTTCATCGTTGTTTTCTGTAATCAATTTAATCTTCTCACTTTTTGAGGAACTTACCCCATTAGCGAAATATCtatgaaataatttacattgaacaaaaatatacaaaacaccTGAGGTTCAAAGGGTGTGAGGTTTTGTTTGCAGTGGGGAACATTGCATGCAACAACAAAAGTGGAtagacaatttattttttcatatatacataaACTTTGAAATCTATATCATACAGAAATTTATACAATATATATCTCTAAACACAAGGCCAGTTTTCAAGCATGTAACAGTTTCAGTCTCTTCATTTATTGTATGTTGCTTCATTTTGCGACAGAAGAGCCTATTGCACTTGGATTGGTGCCCTCAAAGCTACTGACAGTAGTTGTCCATTTCTTACTACAAACTGCTGCCCGAAGTGCCTTTCGGTACTGCTTGCTCTTGAAGGCATATATGAAAGGATTCATACAGCTATTACAGAAGGCGACCAAGACAGTGAGATGGTAGTACCACTGGTCAAAGTCAAGGTTCCAACCACAGTTGTACGCGAAAAACACGAACTGGTTCGGAGCCCAACATATGGCGAAGGTCACGACAACTACGGCCAACATCTTGACAACCTTCTTTCTGGCGCTCAAGAGCTCCAGAGACATCGGTCCGGACTTGCCTTCTCGGTTCTCCTGACGAAGCTTCCGCGCACTGGCTTGGAGATTTGACATGATCAACCAATAGGAGATCCCCATGACTGTGATTGGGATGACGTAGATGACGCAAAAGTTGGCCACGCCTACGAAGGTCTGGTAACCGACGTTGGGCCATCGGAGCATGCAGGTCCCGCCATCGTTGTAGAAGACATACAGCATGTAGCTATTCATGACGAATCCAAACACCCAGACACTAAAGATCATCAGCCCCGCCTTCCTGGCCGTGAAGACAGCATCGTAATGAAGAGGATGGACGATGCTGAAGTATCGCTCCAAGGTCACGCAGGTGAGATTGAGTACTGACGCTGTGAAGGCCGTCCAGAGAGGAAACTTGGACAGGAGAAGGCGACAGAGGGTGTCTCCTCCTGCGCCATTCGGAACTGGGATGTTGATTcctgaaagaaagagaagatagaAAAAATGCGTTCTGTGAAACTGATAAGGGATAGTAGgtgaataaataattattatttcagatAAGCTGCTTTGGGAAATAAAGGAATGGACACGAGAAAACTTGGGCAAGATAACTCGACAGAGGGTATCGTACACATCTGGTATGTTGATTCCTGGAGAAACGTACAGAAGACAATTGTGAAACctgaaattcaaaagaaatgcttTGAGGATCAAAGGCATGGACAAGAGAAAACTTGGTCAAGAGAGAAGGTCTCTACTTTTGAGTCATTGTTCACATGGGTAACATGTTACTGCCCTGTACATAAGCACCAAACAGAAAAGTGAAGCAGACAAAGGCAAACTTGTTCTGTGAAAGCTGTACGTTAATGAAATGTATGCGAATATTCCAAATCAGCTGTAGAGAACATCGGAAAAGGCAatcaaagaaatgaataaagtaGAACATGGCGGCTACCTTCAGAGTATAGATCCATCTGGAGAAAGGG
Proteins encoded in this window:
- the LOC129259636 gene encoding octopamine receptor Oamb-like, with protein sequence MPSDLIDIRKDGINIPVPNGAGGDTLCRLLLSKFPLWTAFTASVLNLTCVTLERYFSIVHPLHYDAVFTARKAGLMIFSVWVFGFVMNSYMLYVFYNDGGTCMLRWPNVGYQTFVGVANFCVIYVIPITVMGISYWLIMSNLQASARKLRQENREGKSGPMSLELLSARKKVVKMLAVVVVTFAICWAPNQFVFFAYNCGWNLDFDQWYYHLTVLVAFCNSCMNPFIYAFKSKQYRKALRAAVCSKKWTTTVSSFEGTNPSAIGSSVAK